TAACTTCGACTGGAGCTATTTTTTCAACCCAATTTATTGCTCAAGCAATCGCATCGACGCCATCAGCTAAAGCTGCTCAAAAAGCTTCTTTCTGGGCAGCTGCTCTAGTTGTTCCGTTTGGTATAGGGTTAGGACTCATTGGTGTTTGTGCTAGATATTTATATCCCCACTTAAATCCTTTGTATGCTCTACCTGTCTTTTTAGGTCATATGAAAACTATCTGGGCTACGATTGCTGCCATTGGATTATTGGCTAGTGTTTTTATTGGAGTTAGTGCTTGTTCTTTGGCCATAGTTGCTTTGATAGTAGATGATTTTTATGTACCACACTGGAAGCCACAACCTCAAAAACAACTACATGTGACAAAAATAATCTCAGTTATTGTAGGATTATTGCCGTTGATTTTCATGTTTATGACTCCAAATGTTCTGGCATTATCATTTTTCGCTAAAGCTTTAAGAGTATCTATTGCAATTGTTGCAGTGTTAGCTTTCTATTTACCAAGTTTTAACAATACTAAAGTGGCTAACGTGGCGTTGATTGGTACGACAGTTTTAACTACAGTATGGTATTTATTAGGTGATCCATTTGGCATTAATGACACTTATATTGCAATTTTTACACCGCTAATTGTAATTCTTTGTGGCAGAATATTTACTGCAAAGACTATTTCTAAGAGTTAGTTTTAATGATAAATAGACTTTCGATCAAGCAAAGGTTAAGGAATTCGACTGCATTTTATTTTTGGTAAATAAAATTTATTAAGATATTACGCGTGGTGCTAGTTAAATCGTTTTAGTTAATAAAAAAGTCCAATCTTGTTAGACTCGACTTGTAAATAGTAATAATAGAAAAGAGTCTGATCTGATTGAACTGCCTTAAGCTTAAGCGTTTTAGCCACCATTTACAAGTTAGTTTTAAAGATTTAGTGATAATTTGTCGGCACTGGTATCGTTTGTATGCACCGGCTGAGTTTACTCATCGGCGAAATATTGATCAAATTAAAACTACGGACAGTCTGATTTTGGCTTTACTTATCTGGCAAGCTAAGACAGGAATTGAATCACAAAGAAGATTCTGTGAATGTTTCAATTGTTTATCACACTCACGTTTTAATCGGCGTTCACGTCAGCTATTGCAATTGATTTATCAGATACGGCAAGAAATGAATAAAAAGGTTGACCTGAATGGACATTTCTTGATCATTGACAGCTTTCCGGTACCTGTTTGCCAACCAATTCGCAACTATCGTGCTAAAATTTTTCGCGGTTATGCCAACATTGGTTATAAGGCCACCAAGAAAATTTACTTCTATGGTTTCAAAGTTCATGCCATTGTTAGCGATGACGGTTACATTCTTGATTATGTCGTAACAAAAGCATCAGTTCATGATGCCAAGGAGACAGTTGAACTGATGGAAAATGCACATCCATCTAATTACTATCTTCTTGGCGACGAAGGCTATTTAGGCAAAGAACTGCATCAACAGCTAAAACAAATGGGTTATGAACTTTGGACACCATATCGTAAAAATATGACAGGAGCTAAAAAGCACAATGATCATCAATTGATGGCTATTCGCAGAACAATTGAAAGCGACTTTTCGCTTCTGACCTATTACAATGCCGAGAACAATCGAGCACGTAGTCTGATAGGCTTTCAAAGCCGGTTGGAAATTGCAATTTTAGCTTATAATTTGGCTTATTGTCTAGAACGATTTAACTAGCACCACGCGTTAAGATATTGTAACTTTTAACAGCAAATATAGCATTTCAATGAGAATTTTGATCTCCCATTGGGATGCTTATTTGTTTTACTTCGAAATATATAAGAAATGCTTTATACTAAATATGTAATCGCTAACAAGATAGTGAGAGGTAATAATTATGGGTATTGTAGATAATGATTTTCACAAAATTTTAACCGAAAGACATTCGGTACGTCGTTTTGATCCAACTATTAAAATTAGTCGAGATGAAATGAATGAGATGCTAGAAGAAACGATTACAGCTCCTTCAGCATGTAATTTACAAGCATGGAAATTTGTAGTAGTTGACACCGATGAGGGTAAAAAGAAGCTTCATCAATACTTCATGAATTTCAATTTTCCACAGATTGATAATAGTTCAGCTGTAGTTTTATTCTTTGGTAACACCTTAGCTTATAAGAAATATAGTGAATTATGGCACAGCATGTATGAAGCTAAAAAGGTAACTAAAGAGGCGATGGAAGCAGCTCTTAATACTTTTATGCCATTGTATGAAAAAGCACCGCAAGAAATGTTAGTAGCTGATTCAATGGTAGATAGTTCATTAGCTGCAATGCAATTCATGCTTATTGCTCGTGAACATGGTTATGAAACTAATGCAATGGCGGGTTATGATGCTAAAAAAGCAGCAGTAGTGATGGGGCTTGATCCTAAACAGTATGTACCTGTTATGGCTATAGCGATAGGTAAGCATGATCCAAAAGCTGAGTCTGAAATAACCACTACTAGATATCCACTTACTGATTTGGTTGATTATGAATAGTGTAAGTTAAAAGTATCATTTTAACTATAAAAGCGTTTACATAAGTATATTTTGATTGTAGAATAGATTTAAAGAATTAATTAAGCTAGGTACGAATAATTATGACTCTGATTAAAGAGGCATTTTTGTTCGTACCTTTTTTGGTTTTAGAGGTTGTCAAAATGAGTGCAGAAGAAAAATTTACTAAAGAAGAAATTTCAGAAGTTGGTTTTGCAATTGTTGCTTATTCCGGAGATGCCAGAAGTGATTTGGTTATGGCAATGAATAAAGCTAGTGAAGGTAAAATCAGTGAAGCCAAAGCTCTTGTTAAAGATGCTGAAGAATCAATTAATATGGCTCATAATGCACAGACCAAGCTGTTAAGTAAAGAAGCAGCTGGTGACAACATGGATGTAACCTTCATTATGGTTCATGGTCAAGATACACTAATGACGACAATGCTTTTGAAGGATGAGATGAAAACCATAATTAACCTGTATGAACGAGTTAATAAACTTGAGGGTAAGGATATCGAATAGGTGTAATCATGATTAAGTTAAATAGAGTTACTCAATTACCTGCTAATTTTGTTTGGGGAGCGGCAATGGCGGCTTATCAAGTAGAAGGTGCTACTCAAGAAGATGGTAAAGGACAGAATATGTGGGATGTTTATCTTAAAAAGCAAGGGCGATTTTCACCTGATCCAGCCAGTGATTTCTATCATTTATATCCCATAGATTTAAAATTAGCACATGATTTTGGCTTAAATGCAATAAGGCTTTCAATCTCCTGGTCTAGGATTTTTCCAGATATCGATGGTAAGCCTAATACAAAAGGCGTAAATCATTATCATCGGGTATTTACGGAATGTCTAAAGAATCACCTTGTACCTTATGTTGCTCTACATCATTTTGATTCACCAGAGCAAATGTTGGAAGAGGGAGATTGGTTAAATAGAAAAAATATTAGGCGTTTTGTTAAATATGCAGAATTTTGTTTTAAAGAATTTCCTGAAGTAAAGAATTGGTTCACTATTAATGAGATGATTTCGTTAGCTAGCGGGCAATATCTAGGTGGTCAATTTCCACCAAATCATCATTTTAATGTTTCTGAAGCAATTCAAGCGGAACACAATATGCTGCTGGCTCATGCTCAAGCGGTAATTAAATATCATGAATTAGGAATGAAGGGAAGAATAGGTTGTATTCAAGCGATAAAACCAGGTTTTCCCAATACTAATAAGTCAGAGGATATTCAAGCTGCAGCCAGATATGATGCTTATAATAATCGGTTTTTATTAGATGGCGCGTTATTAGGAATATACCAACCAGAAACGATGAAATTATTGAACCAGGTATTAGAAGCTAATAATGGAAAATTAATAATAGAACCAGGTGATATGGAAATCTTGAAAAAGGCTGCACCGCTGAATGGAATGTTTGGCTTTAATTATTATCGTTCTGAGTTTGTGGAAAATTATAATGGTGAGAATGAGGAGAGAGTCAATACAACTGGTGATAAAAGTAGTTCCTCGTTCAAGTTTAAGGGAGTAGGAAAATTTGTAAAACGTCCAGAAATTCCTAGAACTGATTGGGATTGGACTATTTATCCAGCTGGTTTATATAAAATGCTACTGAGATTAAAACATGATTATCCAAATATGCCGACAATTTATATCACTGAAAATGGTCTAGGACTTAAAGAAGAACTACCGGCGGATAAGCTGATTAATAATGA
This is a stretch of genomic DNA from Lactobacillus crispatus. It encodes these proteins:
- a CDS encoding IS982 family transposase, whose amino-acid sequence is MNCLKLKRFSHHLQVSFKDLVIICRHWYRLYAPAEFTHRRNIDQIKTTDSLILALLIWQAKTGIESQRRFCECFNCLSHSRFNRRSRQLLQLIYQIRQEMNKKVDLNGHFLIIDSFPVPVCQPIRNYRAKIFRGYANIGYKATKKIYFYGFKVHAIVSDDGYILDYVVTKASVHDAKETVELMENAHPSNYYLLGDEGYLGKELHQQLKQMGYELWTPYRKNMTGAKKHNDHQLMAIRRTIESDFSLLTYYNAENNRARSLIGFQSRLEIAILAYNLAYCLERFN
- a CDS encoding nitroreductase family protein, coding for MGIVDNDFHKILTERHSVRRFDPTIKISRDEMNEMLEETITAPSACNLQAWKFVVVDTDEGKKKLHQYFMNFNFPQIDNSSAVVLFFGNTLAYKKYSELWHSMYEAKKVTKEAMEAALNTFMPLYEKAPQEMLVADSMVDSSLAAMQFMLIAREHGYETNAMAGYDAKKAAVVMGLDPKQYVPVMAIAIGKHDPKAESEITTTRYPLTDLVDYE
- a CDS encoding PTS lactose/cellobiose transporter subunit IIA encodes the protein MSAEEKFTKEEISEVGFAIVAYSGDARSDLVMAMNKASEGKISEAKALVKDAEESINMAHNAQTKLLSKEAAGDNMDVTFIMVHGQDTLMTTMLLKDEMKTIINLYERVNKLEGKDIE
- the lacG gene encoding 6-phospho-beta-galactosidase — encoded protein: MIKLNRVTQLPANFVWGAAMAAYQVEGATQEDGKGQNMWDVYLKKQGRFSPDPASDFYHLYPIDLKLAHDFGLNAIRLSISWSRIFPDIDGKPNTKGVNHYHRVFTECLKNHLVPYVALHHFDSPEQMLEEGDWLNRKNIRRFVKYAEFCFKEFPEVKNWFTINEMISLASGQYLGGQFPPNHHFNVSEAIQAEHNMLLAHAQAVIKYHELGMKGRIGCIQAIKPGFPNTNKSEDIQAAARYDAYNNRFLLDGALLGIYQPETMKLLNQVLEANNGKLIIEPGDMEILKKAAPLNGMFGFNYYRSEFVENYNGENEERVNTTGDKSSSSFKFKGVGKFVKRPEIPRTDWDWTIYPAGLYKMLLRLKHDYPNMPTIYITENGLGLKEELPADKLINNDDKRIDFIDQHVAALLKARKAGVNVNGYFVWSLQDQFSWVNGYNKRYGLFYVDYQTQKRYPKRSAYWFKELSKTMNDEEGES